The genome window GAACGCTATGATCTGGAAGAAAACCCCGCTGCGAAGGTCACCTACGAACAACTGGCGCAGGAATTCAACCTGCCGGTCACTCAGGTCAACAATCATCTCGCCTTTGTGCGCCGCGAGTTTCGCCGCATGCTGCTGGAAAAGCTGCGCGAGCTTACCGCTTCCGATCAGGAATTTACCGAAGAGGCCCGCCTCGTGCTGGGCTTGAAATTGCGCTGACTGGTTTTGTCCTCGCGCAGCAGATTCCCGCCATCAAGAATGCGCGCTCATGCCAAGCGTGGCGATCATCTCGGCAGGGAAGCTCCAGCGTGGAACAAGATACTGTGTGCCTGCCTTCCGCGAGACTGAAATGGCGCGGCAGGCAATCGCTTCTTTGATGCCATGAAAGCTCAACCTTTGCGGCGCTGACTGCCGCCTTGCGCGAAAAGCCTCAGCTTTCAGCCAGTTGAAAAACCGGCGCAGCTTACGATTCTTTGTTCCCAATTCAATTCTCCGCAGGATCCGGCAGCCGGGGTGCAGGCCGGCGGTTTCGCCGCGCTTGAGCCTCCGCGCAGCCGTATTCGCGTGAGCAACGTGATTCTCAAATCCTTTTCTGGAGCAACCATGCGCAAACTGCGCATCGGCGTCATCGATCTCGTGACCAAAGCGCCCACCCGCGCCCTGTTCGCCCGCGTCATGAACGCCAATTTCGCCAGCATCATGCCGCAAGTGCTTTCCCTCTGGTGTGAAGAGGAGGGGCATGAGGTCACACTCGTCTGTTACACCGGTTTCGAGGATCTGCAGGCCGAACTGCCGGATCAGGTGGATCTGGTGTTCATTGGCGCCTTCACCCAGGCGGCGCAACTCGCCTATGCCCTGAGCAACCGATTCCGCCAAAACGGCGCGGTCACCGTGCTGGGCGGGCCGCACGCGCGCTGTTACCCGCAGGATGCGCAGCAGTATTTCGATTACGTGCTCGGGTTCACCGACAAAGCAGTGATTCGCGAGGTGCTGCAGGATTGCTCGCAACACCGGCCGCTCGGCATTCATTTGCAGGCGGCGCAGCAGCCCACTGCGCTCCCGGGCGTAGCCGAGCGGTGGAAGTTCATCGCGCCGACACTGCAAAAAGCGCCGCTCATCAAGATCGTGCCCATGCTCGGCAGCTTGGGTTGCCCCTACACCTGCAGCTTCTGCATTGACGCCGCCGTGCCCTATCAGCCGCTCGACTTCAACCTGCTAAAAGAGGATCTGCGCTTCCTGCTGAAAACGGTCAAACGGCCCCGCGTCGCCTGGCATGACCCCAACTTTGGCGTGCGCTTCAGCGATTTCATGGATGCCATTGAAGAGGCGGTGCCGCCGGGCCGCATCGATTTCATTGCAGAGAGCAGCCTGTCGCTGCTGGCGGAACCCAACCTGAAACGGCTACAGCGCAACGGCTTCAAAGCGCTGCTGCCGGGAATCGAATCGTGGTTTGAGCTCGGCAACAAATCCAAAACCGGCGCGGCGCAAGGCATGGAAAAAGTGCGTCAGGTATCCGACCATCTCAATTTGATCATGCGCTACATTCCCTATGTGCAGGCCAATTTCGTGCTCGGCCTCGACGGCGACGAAGGACCGGAACCCTTCGAGCTAACCAAACGCTTCGTGGATCTCTCGCCCGGCGTGTTTCCCGGCTTCTCCCTGCTCTCCGCCTTCGGCCAGGCGGCCCAACTCAATCTCGAGTATCAACGCCACAATCGCGTCATTCCCTTTCCGTTTCACTTTCTGAACAACAATCAGGCGATGAATGTGAAACCGAAAAACTACTCCTGGCCGGAGTTTTATGATCGTGTGGCGGATTTGACCCGCTACACCTTTTCCTGGCGCGCCATCGGCCGGCGCTGGCAGGCGATCGAGGCCGCCATTCCCCGCTGGATGAATGTCGTGCGCGCCGTGTCCACCGAGGGCTTCGGCCGGATCAAACACTACACCGAGTTGCGGCAGCGGCTCGAGAGTGACCGGCCGCTGCGGCAGTTTTTCGAGCAGGAGACCCTCGAAGTTCCGGCATTCTACCAGCAGCGCGTTCGCCAGGATTTGGGGCCGCTGTGGGAATGGTTGCCGCCGGGTGCGCTGCAGCACGATCCCAACGCCTACCTCAAAGCGGAGTTGGCGCAGGTGATATTGCCACGCAACGGCAAGCCCACCAACGGCTTCCACCAGATCGCAAGTAAGGAAGTGCTGCACCAGCCGCTCGGCAAATGAGAAACATATGGCCTGGCTTTCGGACAACCTGTTGCAACACCTGCAGGAGCTGGTGCAATTGCCCGATCTCAGCGCCACCCGCTACCGGCTGCTCGAAAAGCACGCCCAAGGCGGCATGGGAACGATCTATCTCGCCGAAGACACGCAGCTTCAGCGCACGGTCGCGCTGAAAGTGCTGCATGTGCCCGATGCCTCGGGAGAATGGTCGGCGCGCCTGTTGCGCGAAGCGCGGGTGATCGCCCAACTCGAACACCCCTCCATCGTGCCGGT of bacterium contains these proteins:
- a CDS encoding radical SAM protein; its protein translation is MRKLRIGVIDLVTKAPTRALFARVMNANFASIMPQVLSLWCEEEGHEVTLVCYTGFEDLQAELPDQVDLVFIGAFTQAAQLAYALSNRFRQNGAVTVLGGPHARCYPQDAQQYFDYVLGFTDKAVIREVLQDCSQHRPLGIHLQAAQQPTALPGVAERWKFIAPTLQKAPLIKIVPMLGSLGCPYTCSFCIDAAVPYQPLDFNLLKEDLRFLLKTVKRPRVAWHDPNFGVRFSDFMDAIEEAVPPGRIDFIAESSLSLLAEPNLKRLQRNGFKALLPGIESWFELGNKSKTGAAQGMEKVRQVSDHLNLIMRYIPYVQANFVLGLDGDEGPEPFELTKRFVDLSPGVFPGFSLLSAFGQAAQLNLEYQRHNRVIPFPFHFLNNNQAMNVKPKNYSWPEFYDRVADLTRYTFSWRAIGRRWQAIEAAIPRWMNVVRAVSTEGFGRIKHYTELRQRLESDRPLRQFFEQETLEVPAFYQQRVRQDLGPLWEWLPPGALQHDPNAYLKAELAQVILPRNGKPTNGFHQIASKEVLHQPLGK